The Miltoncostaea oceani genome includes a region encoding these proteins:
- a CDS encoding metalloregulator ArsR/SmtB family transcription factor, translating into MPIARPRIIEAPPCALPDTELMARLFRVLGEANRLRILELLIEEGELHQMELVRRLGATQSRISEHLACLSWCGFVAVARIEGRRTYYEVADPRVAELIGRGRDLLTDNAAEIGCCRIVGPGTDGGGRHARTTSTSADAL; encoded by the coding sequence GTGCCGATCGCACGTCCCCGGATCATCGAAGCGCCCCCGTGCGCACTGCCTGACACCGAGCTGATGGCGCGGCTGTTCCGCGTCCTCGGCGAGGCCAATCGCCTGCGGATCCTCGAGCTGCTTATCGAGGAGGGCGAGCTTCACCAGATGGAATTGGTGCGTCGCCTGGGCGCCACCCAGAGCAGGATCTCCGAGCACCTGGCCTGCCTGTCGTGGTGTGGATTTGTCGCGGTCGCGCGCATCGAGGGCCGGCGCACCTACTACGAGGTCGCCGACCCTCGGGTAGCGGAGCTCATCGGGCGCGGTCGCGATCTCCTGACCGACAACGCTGCGGAGATCGGCTGCTGTCGGATCGTCGGGCCGGGGACTGATGGCGGCGGACGGCATGCCCGAACGACGTCAACGTCAGCCGATGCCCTCTGA
- the merA gene encoding mercury(II) reductase: protein MTCDRCAVHVREALEAAGAERVEVYWRTGRALLDADDAAEAGLRAALDGTQYRLAGMREIDAGAGEARGDFDVDLLVIGSGGGAFAGAIRARDLGRSVLMVERGTTGGTCVNVGCIPSKAMLVDGLAAHGDPERMRSAQLRKRALVERLRADKYERLVDEYGIGFRRGHAELLDPHTVSIAGETVRARAILLAVGGRPSVPAIAGLEAAGYLTSTSALELERPPARLAVLGTGSVGLELGQMLGDFGAHVTFIARHRLVPAAEPEAAEVIREALTGAGHAVLEHHTTQAVTLEGDTKVLRGRDGEGSAFEVRVDEILLATGRTPNTDGLGLERVGVETDAAGHILVSAEQRTSVPSVFAVGDCTQQPEYVYVAAAGGAAAAENAFGEGGRRLDFGSLPRIIFTEPTIASAGLTEAMAREAGFEVETRVLPIEAVPRALVNGDTRGFAKLVADADSGRLLGATVVASNAADVVLAATIAIERGMSVEELGAVWAPYLTMAESLKLAAQTFTRDVSKLSCCAA, encoded by the coding sequence ATGACCTGCGACCGCTGCGCCGTGCACGTGCGCGAGGCGCTCGAGGCAGCCGGCGCCGAGCGCGTCGAGGTGTACTGGCGCACCGGGCGCGCGCTCCTCGACGCGGACGACGCCGCCGAGGCGGGCCTTCGGGCGGCCCTCGACGGCACCCAGTACCGGCTCGCCGGCATGCGCGAGATCGACGCGGGCGCCGGTGAGGCGCGTGGTGACTTCGACGTCGACCTGCTCGTGATCGGCTCCGGCGGCGGGGCTTTCGCGGGCGCCATCCGCGCCCGCGACCTCGGTCGTAGCGTCCTGATGGTCGAGCGGGGCACCACCGGCGGCACCTGCGTCAACGTGGGCTGCATCCCCTCCAAGGCCATGCTCGTCGACGGTCTCGCCGCCCACGGCGACCCCGAGCGGATGCGCTCCGCCCAGCTCCGCAAGCGGGCCCTCGTCGAGCGCCTTCGCGCCGACAAGTACGAGCGCCTGGTGGACGAGTACGGGATCGGCTTTCGCCGGGGTCACGCGGAGCTCCTCGACCCGCACACGGTGAGCATCGCCGGTGAGACGGTGCGCGCCCGGGCGATCCTCCTGGCGGTCGGCGGCCGGCCCTCGGTCCCCGCCATCGCCGGCCTCGAGGCGGCCGGCTACCTGACCTCGACCTCGGCCCTCGAGCTGGAGCGCCCGCCCGCGCGCCTGGCCGTGCTCGGCACCGGCTCGGTCGGCCTCGAGCTCGGCCAGATGCTGGGCGACTTCGGCGCGCACGTGACCTTCATCGCCCGGCACCGACTCGTGCCGGCCGCCGAGCCGGAGGCCGCCGAGGTGATCCGCGAGGCGCTCACCGGGGCCGGACACGCCGTGCTCGAGCACCACACGACGCAGGCCGTCACGCTCGAGGGGGACACGAAGGTCCTGCGCGGCCGCGACGGCGAGGGCAGCGCGTTCGAGGTGCGGGTGGACGAGATCCTGCTCGCCACCGGCCGCACGCCCAACACCGACGGCCTCGGCCTCGAGCGGGTCGGGGTCGAGACCGACGCTGCCGGCCACATCCTCGTCTCGGCCGAGCAACGCACCAGCGTCCCCAGCGTCTTCGCCGTGGGCGACTGCACCCAGCAGCCCGAGTACGTCTACGTCGCGGCCGCCGGCGGGGCGGCGGCCGCCGAGAACGCCTTCGGCGAGGGCGGGCGGCGGCTCGACTTCGGCTCGCTGCCGCGGATCATCTTCACCGAGCCGACCATCGCGTCCGCCGGGCTGACCGAGGCGATGGCGCGCGAGGCCGGGTTCGAGGTCGAGACCCGCGTGCTTCCGATCGAGGCCGTCCCGCGGGCGCTCGTCAACGGCGACACCCGCGGCTTCGCCAAGCTCGTCGCCGACGCCGACAGCGGTCGGCTGCTCGGGGCGACGGTCGTTGCCTCCAACGCGGCCGACGTCGTCCTGGCCGCCACGATCGCCATCGAGCGCGGCATGAGCGTCGAGGAGCTCGGGGCCGTCTGGGCGCCATACCTGACGATGGCCGAGTCGCTGAAGCTCGCGGCCCAGACCTTCACCCGGGACGTGTCCAAGCTCTCCTGCTGCGCGGCGTAA
- the mobF gene encoding MobF family relaxase, which yields MDVGWNRGSAGVQPSSFRTVVHLRPARSVVLWRCVLLSVAKLALGQEAYYEQQVALGLDDYYAGCGESPGLWAGAGAEGLDLSGVVCDGDLGTLLRGVSPADGARLRAPARERTITVRTLDEVSGQWSDEAKTLAPVAGYDLVFSCPKSVSLLHALSDDESVRRAISDAHEASWQATLFYLESEACVVRRGRGGAIRERGEGFVAAAFRHRTSRAQDPHLHTHVIIANLARSSDGKWRALDGEAILRTYRLAAGYLYEVNLRGELSRMLGVRWTEPVKGMAEIEGVATEALRAFSSRRQSLLEHMEAMGTSGFAASRVAALATRECKERVDLPDLRETWRDRAAEVGLGANELRGLLNREPGREQALSTIIADDLTAHQATITTPELVQAVAGAARDGASVEAVLADVEQIARGPEVTQVGDDATPGRPARFTTKSLLDLERVALEIGLTGREAGAPRAAAVDVVSALADAPVRLSAEQRSLVATAALSPDRVICVVGVAGAGKTTALRALCDALERSSVPVLGAAPSGRAADELREATEIPARTLHSLLAEARRSGGLPHGCVLVVDEAGMAETRVLAPVLRRVEQAGGKAILVGDPAQLPAVGAGGLYATLCDQLGAVPLTENRRQHEPAERDALSRLRDGDAEGYLGHAARDGRLLVADDPMQAKERLLADWWRVAGGGNLREVVMLAHRRSDVRNLNEGARALLRRAGQLGEQELVAGEREFRSGDRVICRLNDSTLGLCNGTRATVRGVEPVLGILTLQLDGGPIRQVPARYAAEHLEHGYALTGHAVQGASFERAFVLVRAEGALAEWGYVATSRARTETRLYAVGPELVDDAGPARDDPEPAARRLAGALTRAAAEPSAVRIAERDPEALSPRQMARARLEREIESRGRLLASAREELRGLGRIGRRRHGPALRQAIDVQMRVLADLRLELRDLPAPEPRPRPPALDRSSVAQARERSIRQQFERGMGLER from the coding sequence CGGTTGTGGCGAGTCGCCGGGGCTCTGGGCGGGCGCGGGTGCCGAGGGGCTCGATCTGTCGGGCGTCGTCTGCGACGGCGACCTCGGCACGCTCCTTCGCGGGGTGAGCCCGGCCGACGGCGCGCGCCTGCGCGCGCCCGCCAGGGAGCGCACGATCACGGTGCGCACGCTCGATGAGGTGAGCGGGCAGTGGAGCGACGAGGCAAAGACGCTCGCGCCGGTGGCCGGCTACGACCTGGTCTTCTCGTGCCCCAAGAGCGTCAGCCTCCTACACGCGCTGAGCGACGACGAGTCGGTACGACGTGCGATCTCCGACGCGCACGAGGCGTCCTGGCAGGCGACCCTCTTCTACCTGGAGTCCGAGGCCTGCGTGGTGCGGCGCGGTCGCGGCGGGGCGATCCGCGAACGGGGCGAGGGCTTCGTCGCCGCGGCCTTCCGCCATCGCACCAGCCGCGCCCAGGATCCGCACCTTCACACCCACGTGATCATCGCCAACCTGGCGCGCTCTTCGGATGGGAAGTGGCGGGCGCTCGACGGCGAGGCGATCCTTCGGACCTATCGCCTGGCGGCCGGCTACCTCTACGAGGTCAACCTGCGCGGCGAGCTCTCACGCATGCTCGGCGTGCGCTGGACGGAACCCGTGAAGGGGATGGCCGAGATCGAGGGCGTGGCCACCGAGGCGCTGCGCGCCTTCTCCTCCCGTCGCCAGTCGCTGCTCGAGCACATGGAGGCGATGGGCACCTCGGGCTTTGCCGCATCGCGCGTCGCCGCCCTTGCGACCCGCGAGTGCAAGGAGCGCGTCGATCTGCCCGACCTGCGCGAGACGTGGCGCGACCGGGCCGCAGAGGTGGGCCTCGGAGCCAACGAGCTCCGAGGTCTCCTCAATCGCGAGCCGGGGCGGGAGCAGGCGCTATCGACGATCATCGCGGACGACCTCACCGCCCATCAGGCGACGATCACGACGCCCGAGCTGGTGCAGGCAGTGGCCGGCGCCGCGCGCGACGGCGCGAGCGTCGAGGCGGTCCTGGCCGACGTAGAGCAGATCGCCCGCGGCCCCGAGGTCACCCAGGTCGGAGACGACGCAACGCCCGGACGACCGGCGCGCTTCACCACCAAGAGCCTCCTCGATCTCGAGCGCGTCGCGCTCGAGATCGGGCTCACCGGCCGCGAGGCGGGCGCACCGCGCGCGGCGGCGGTGGATGTGGTGTCTGCCCTCGCCGACGCTCCGGTGAGGCTCTCCGCCGAACAGCGCTCGCTCGTCGCCACAGCGGCGCTGTCGCCCGATCGGGTCATCTGCGTGGTCGGGGTCGCCGGCGCGGGAAAGACCACCGCGCTTCGGGCCCTCTGTGACGCGCTGGAGCGCTCGAGCGTCCCGGTGCTCGGAGCGGCGCCGAGCGGCAGGGCTGCGGATGAGCTTCGCGAGGCAACCGAGATCCCGGCGAGGACCCTCCACTCCCTGCTGGCCGAGGCCCGTCGCTCGGGCGGACTGCCGCACGGGTGCGTCCTGGTAGTCGATGAGGCCGGGATGGCCGAGACCCGCGTGCTCGCACCCGTCCTTCGCCGGGTGGAGCAGGCAGGCGGTAAGGCGATCCTTGTCGGCGACCCGGCCCAGCTTCCCGCCGTGGGCGCGGGTGGGCTCTACGCGACCCTTTGCGACCAACTCGGAGCCGTGCCCCTCACCGAGAACCGCCGCCAGCACGAGCCGGCCGAGCGGGATGCGCTCTCTCGACTGCGCGACGGAGACGCTGAGGGCTACCTCGGCCACGCCGCGCGCGACGGTCGCCTGCTCGTCGCCGATGACCCGATGCAGGCGAAGGAGCGCCTGCTTGCCGACTGGTGGCGTGTGGCGGGCGGGGGCAACCTCCGCGAGGTCGTGATGCTCGCCCACCGGCGCTCCGATGTGCGCAATCTGAACGAGGGAGCGCGGGCGCTCCTTCGTCGCGCGGGACAGTTGGGCGAGCAAGAACTCGTGGCCGGCGAGCGTGAGTTCCGCTCCGGTGACCGCGTCATCTGCCGGCTGAACGATTCGACGCTCGGGCTCTGCAACGGAACGCGCGCGACGGTGCGGGGGGTCGAGCCGGTGCTTGGGATCCTCACCCTGCAGCTCGACGGCGGGCCGATCCGCCAGGTCCCGGCCCGCTACGCGGCCGAGCACCTGGAGCACGGCTACGCGCTCACCGGCCATGCCGTCCAGGGGGCGAGCTTCGAGCGGGCATTCGTGCTGGTGCGCGCCGAGGGGGCCCTTGCCGAGTGGGGCTATGTGGCCACCTCCCGTGCCCGCACCGAAACCCGCCTCTACGCCGTCGGCCCGGAGCTGGTGGACGACGCAGGACCCGCCCGCGACGACCCCGAGCCCGCGGCACGCCGACTGGCGGGCGCGCTCACGCGGGCCGCGGCGGAGCCGTCCGCGGTCAGAATCGCTGAACGGGACCCCGAAGCGCTCTCGCCGAGACAGATGGCACGCGCGCGTCTGGAGCGCGAGATCGAGTCACGAGGGCGCCTCCTTGCTTCCGCGCGCGAGGAGCTTCGGGGCCTCGGCCGGATCGGTCGTCGCCGCCATGGCCCGGCCCTTCGGCAGGCGATCGACGTCCAGATGCGCGTCCTCGCCGACCTTCGATTGGAACTGCGCGACCTCCCGGCTCCCGAGCCTCGCCCTCGGCCGCCTGCTCTCGACCGCTCGTCAGTTGCCCAAGCTCGCGAACGCTCTATCCGGCAGCAGTTCGAGCGCGGGATGGGCCTCGAGCGGTGA
- a CDS encoding DUF4258 domain-containing protein, whose amino-acid sequence MSDDEELRFEISAHARRRMILRNVSGRQIAAILVLCSRPIDQGDGTRLYRAFVDNRNLGVVRAHDGVIVTVLDFDGSG is encoded by the coding sequence ATGAGTGACGACGAGGAGCTCCGCTTTGAGATCAGCGCGCATGCCCGTCGGCGGATGATCCTGCGGAACGTGAGCGGCCGGCAGATCGCCGCGATTCTCGTCCTCTGCTCTCGCCCGATCGATCAGGGGGACGGAACGCGCCTATACCGGGCCTTCGTCGACAACCGCAACCTCGGAGTGGTCCGCGCCCACGATGGGGTCATCGTGACCGTGCTGGACTTCGACGGCTCCGGCTGA
- a CDS encoding DUF2283 domain-containing protein produces the protein MKPLRVEYDPVVDALAIDFPGFGAGASARMVRLDRDRALDYDASGRLVSIELLNVSRGVDLTDLPEAEVITRALDLLAVGRSAA, from the coding sequence GTGAAGCCTCTTCGCGTCGAATACGACCCGGTTGTCGATGCCCTCGCGATCGACTTCCCCGGCTTTGGAGCAGGAGCCTCGGCGCGCATGGTGCGCCTTGATCGCGACCGGGCCCTCGACTACGACGCCAGCGGGCGCCTGGTGTCGATCGAGCTGCTGAATGTCTCCCGTGGAGTTGATCTCACGGATCTGCCGGAGGCGGAAGTCATTACTCGCGCTCTCGACCTACTTGCTGTGGGGCGCTCCGCCGCCTGA